The proteins below come from a single Tachypleus tridentatus isolate NWPU-2018 chromosome 13, ASM421037v1, whole genome shotgun sequence genomic window:
- the LOC143240284 gene encoding uncharacterized protein LOC143240284 isoform X13: MGTQQFCLKWNNHHSNMLSVFEQLLSNEALVDVTLACEGVSIKAHKVVLSACSPFFQTLFVDNPCKHPIVIMKDMRYVDLKAIIDFIYHGEVNVSQDQLSALLKTAETLKVKGLAEVGGEKQGDKGGSQEVVQQPINNSSVLPSSNQHRAETPPIHKRKRGRPRRRSGSSHNSDVEDQVPSKIKQPDSPEIISDISRDGVGDVPQEVSQRLSVTQSRVPPISSSQSVHSSHKSSHSMYSSVPSQQDSGATIEEPAVTDANFDLEPSRLMEQSMTAGSGVSMYEPSALPSSSPALALPSSSAVREAQSSNSLVSSQAIIPTSLHSASDSSASGLGTQDTLEDIKPFVSFEEPPVTASVQSHDNSNAMIPYMDTSGVAAIPGPSSYQPDMSLTQSQVSQQPSQVFSNINHHIYLLS, encoded by the exons ATGGGAACACAACAGTTTTGTTTGAAGTGGAACAACCACCACTCCAATATGCTGTCAGTATTTGAACAATTGCTGTCAAACGAGGCCCTAGTTGATGTGACTTTGGCCTGTGAAGGTGTCAGTATAAAGGCTCACAAAGTGGTTTTATCTGCGTGTAGCCCTTTCTTCCAAACTCTCTTTGTAGATAATCCTTGCAAACATCCCATTGTTATTATGAAAGATATGAGGTACGTTGACTTGAAGGCTATCATAGATTTCATATATCATGGTGAAGTGAATGTGTCTCAAGACCAGCTGTCTGCGTTACTAAAGACTGCAGAAACGTTGAAAGTGAAAGGACTTGCCGAAGTGGGGGGCGAGAAACAAGGAGATAAAGGTGGGTCGCAAGAGGTCGTTCAGCAGCCTATAAACAATTCCTCGGTACTACCATCGAGTAATCAACATCGAGCGGAAACGCCGccaattcataaaagaaaaagagGGAGGCCAAGGCGGCGATCGGGCTCCAGTCATAACAGTGACGTAGAAGACCAGGTGCCATCCAAGATAAAGCAGCCAGATTCTCCAGAAATTATTAGTGATATCAGTAGGGACGGTGTTGGGGACGTACCACAGGAAGTCAGTCAGAGGTTGTCTGTGACCCAATCCCGTGTTCCTCCCATCTCGTCAAGCCAAAGTGTTCACTCATCACACAAGTCATCCCATTCTATGTATTCTTCAGTTCCTTCTCAGCAGGATTCGGGTGCTACGATCGAGGAGCCAGCTGTCACCGATGCAAATTTTGATTTGGAGCCTTCCAGACTAATGGAGCAGTCCATGACAGCAGGCAGTGGT GTTTCTATGTACGAACCTTCAGCATTACCGTCGTCATCACCAGCATTAGCTCTTCCATCATCATCAGCTGTAAGAGAAGCACAGTCATCCAATTCTTTAGTTAGTAGTCAAGCAATCATTCCCACCTCATTACATTCTGCCTCAGACTCATCTGCCTCAGGACTTGGAACTCAGGACACACTAGAAG ATATCAAGCCTTTTGTATCATTTGAAGAGCCTCCAGTCACAGCATCCGTCCAATCCCATGACAACAGTAATGCTATGATTCCGTATATGGACACATCGGGTGTTGCAGCGATACCAGGACCCAGTAGTTACCAGCCCGATATGAGTTTAACACAATCTCAAGTGTCCCAGCAGCCTTCTCAAG
- the LOC143240284 gene encoding uncharacterized protein LOC143240284 isoform X11 yields MGTQQFCLKWNNHHSNMLSVFEQLLSNEALVDVTLACEGVSIKAHKVVLSACSPFFQTLFVDNPCKHPIVIMKDMRYVDLKAIIDFIYHGEVNVSQDQLSALLKTAETLKVKGLAEVGGEKQGDKGGSQEVVQQPINNSSVLPSSNQHRAETPPIHKRKRGRPRRRSGSSHNSDVEDQVPSKIKQPDSPEIISDISRDGVGDVPQEVSQRLSVTQSRVPPISSSQSVHSSHKSSHSMYSSVPSQQDSGATIEEPAVTDANFDLEPSRLMEQSMTAGSGVSMYEPSALPSSSPALALPSSSAVREAQSSNSLVSSQAIIPTSLHSASDSSASGLGTQDTLEDIKPFVSFEEPPVTASVQSHDNSNAMIPYMDTSGVAAIPGPSSYQPDMSLTQSQVSQQPSQGKEKVKSQKCYLTLGKTITVLLIFVVFLKHCYTCW; encoded by the exons ATGGGAACACAACAGTTTTGTTTGAAGTGGAACAACCACCACTCCAATATGCTGTCAGTATTTGAACAATTGCTGTCAAACGAGGCCCTAGTTGATGTGACTTTGGCCTGTGAAGGTGTCAGTATAAAGGCTCACAAAGTGGTTTTATCTGCGTGTAGCCCTTTCTTCCAAACTCTCTTTGTAGATAATCCTTGCAAACATCCCATTGTTATTATGAAAGATATGAGGTACGTTGACTTGAAGGCTATCATAGATTTCATATATCATGGTGAAGTGAATGTGTCTCAAGACCAGCTGTCTGCGTTACTAAAGACTGCAGAAACGTTGAAAGTGAAAGGACTTGCCGAAGTGGGGGGCGAGAAACAAGGAGATAAAGGTGGGTCGCAAGAGGTCGTTCAGCAGCCTATAAACAATTCCTCGGTACTACCATCGAGTAATCAACATCGAGCGGAAACGCCGccaattcataaaagaaaaagagGGAGGCCAAGGCGGCGATCGGGCTCCAGTCATAACAGTGACGTAGAAGACCAGGTGCCATCCAAGATAAAGCAGCCAGATTCTCCAGAAATTATTAGTGATATCAGTAGGGACGGTGTTGGGGACGTACCACAGGAAGTCAGTCAGAGGTTGTCTGTGACCCAATCCCGTGTTCCTCCCATCTCGTCAAGCCAAAGTGTTCACTCATCACACAAGTCATCCCATTCTATGTATTCTTCAGTTCCTTCTCAGCAGGATTCGGGTGCTACGATCGAGGAGCCAGCTGTCACCGATGCAAATTTTGATTTGGAGCCTTCCAGACTAATGGAGCAGTCCATGACAGCAGGCAGTGGT GTTTCTATGTACGAACCTTCAGCATTACCGTCGTCATCACCAGCATTAGCTCTTCCATCATCATCAGCTGTAAGAGAAGCACAGTCATCCAATTCTTTAGTTAGTAGTCAAGCAATCATTCCCACCTCATTACATTCTGCCTCAGACTCATCTGCCTCAGGACTTGGAACTCAGGACACACTAGAAG ATATCAAGCCTTTTGTATCATTTGAAGAGCCTCCAGTCACAGCATCCGTCCAATCCCATGACAACAGTAATGCTATGATTCCGTATATGGACACATCGGGTGTTGCAGCGATACCAGGACCCAGTAGTTACCAGCCCGATATGAGTTTAACACAATCTCAAGTGTCCCAGCAGCCTTCTCAAG
- the LOC143240284 gene encoding uncharacterized protein LOC143240284 isoform X12 produces the protein MGTQQFCLKWNNHHSNMLSVFEQLLSNEALVDVTLACEGVSIKAHKVVLSACSPFFQTLFVDNPCKHPIVIMKDMRYVDLKAIIDFIYHGEVNVSQDQLSALLKTAETLKVKGLAEVGGEKQGDKGGSQEVVQQPINNSSVLPSSNQHRAETPPIHKRKRGRPRRRSGSSHNSDVEDQVPSKIKQPDSPEIISDISRDGVGDVPQEVSQRLSVTQSRVPPISSSQSVHSSHKSSHSMYSSVPSQQDSGATIEEPAVTDANFDLEPSRLMEQSMTAGSGVSMYEPSALPSSSPALALPSSSAVREAQSSNSLVSSQAIIPTSLHSASDSSASGLGTQDTLEDIKPFVSFEEPPVTASVQSHDNSNAMIPYMDTSGVAAIPGPSSYQPDMSLTQSQVSQQPSQETFFSTEVWITGCVDE, from the exons ATGGGAACACAACAGTTTTGTTTGAAGTGGAACAACCACCACTCCAATATGCTGTCAGTATTTGAACAATTGCTGTCAAACGAGGCCCTAGTTGATGTGACTTTGGCCTGTGAAGGTGTCAGTATAAAGGCTCACAAAGTGGTTTTATCTGCGTGTAGCCCTTTCTTCCAAACTCTCTTTGTAGATAATCCTTGCAAACATCCCATTGTTATTATGAAAGATATGAGGTACGTTGACTTGAAGGCTATCATAGATTTCATATATCATGGTGAAGTGAATGTGTCTCAAGACCAGCTGTCTGCGTTACTAAAGACTGCAGAAACGTTGAAAGTGAAAGGACTTGCCGAAGTGGGGGGCGAGAAACAAGGAGATAAAGGTGGGTCGCAAGAGGTCGTTCAGCAGCCTATAAACAATTCCTCGGTACTACCATCGAGTAATCAACATCGAGCGGAAACGCCGccaattcataaaagaaaaagagGGAGGCCAAGGCGGCGATCGGGCTCCAGTCATAACAGTGACGTAGAAGACCAGGTGCCATCCAAGATAAAGCAGCCAGATTCTCCAGAAATTATTAGTGATATCAGTAGGGACGGTGTTGGGGACGTACCACAGGAAGTCAGTCAGAGGTTGTCTGTGACCCAATCCCGTGTTCCTCCCATCTCGTCAAGCCAAAGTGTTCACTCATCACACAAGTCATCCCATTCTATGTATTCTTCAGTTCCTTCTCAGCAGGATTCGGGTGCTACGATCGAGGAGCCAGCTGTCACCGATGCAAATTTTGATTTGGAGCCTTCCAGACTAATGGAGCAGTCCATGACAGCAGGCAGTGGT GTTTCTATGTACGAACCTTCAGCATTACCGTCGTCATCACCAGCATTAGCTCTTCCATCATCATCAGCTGTAAGAGAAGCACAGTCATCCAATTCTTTAGTTAGTAGTCAAGCAATCATTCCCACCTCATTACATTCTGCCTCAGACTCATCTGCCTCAGGACTTGGAACTCAGGACACACTAGAAG ATATCAAGCCTTTTGTATCATTTGAAGAGCCTCCAGTCACAGCATCCGTCCAATCCCATGACAACAGTAATGCTATGATTCCGTATATGGACACATCGGGTGTTGCAGCGATACCAGGACCCAGTAGTTACCAGCCCGATATGAGTTTAACACAATCTCAAGTGTCCCAGCAGCCTTCTCAAG
- the LOC143239678 gene encoding uncharacterized protein LOC143239678 has product MNYTNKSILENHMNIHRPQRQMYYCDICNKGFFWRTNVYSHKKMVHHTPPLRPSFPSTSSAPASPVSNPPVHSTSHNISNPSGPHRTQVFTPNLPPVSIHMPQSSELLGNCAKLSQPHAITDPPNTLSLPISTVSQSCSNNFGHSLIHHVKTPVSSTLAKSHSSTELSCALGYSSLSQFPQSTDICTGPCPSMSPTIPSFSLSSAYSPVLHPPGETAASPAFLGQSQSIKSSSESSEYSHLYSVVSPDFFSDS; this is encoded by the coding sequence ATGAATTATACAAACAAAAGTATCTTGGAAAATCACATGAACATCCATCGACCTCAACGCCAAATGTATTATTGCGATATCTGTAACAAAGGATTTTTTtggagaacaaatgtgtattctCATAAGAAAATGGTTCATCACACTCCTCCATTAAGGCCTTCATTCCCTTCCACCAGTAGTGCACCAGCATCACCAGTGTCTAACCCACCTGTTCATTCTACTTCCCACAACATCAGTAATCCTTCAGGACCTCATAGAACTCAAGTTTTTACTCCTAATCTTCCCCCTGTTTCTATACACATGCCACAAAGTTCTGAGCTTCTAGGTAACTGTGCCAAACTTAGTCAACCCCATGCCATAACAGATCCACCTAATACATTGTCATTACCAATATCAACTGTTTCTCAATCTTGTAGTAATAACTTTGGACATTCCCTAATCCACCATGTTAAGACCCCTGTGTCCTCAACCCTTGCAAAGAGCCATTCTTCTACTGAATTATCTTGTGCATTGGGGTATTCCAGTCTTTCTCAGTTCCCTCAATCCACTGATATATGCACTGGTCCTTGTCCTAGTATGTCTCCCACCATTCCTAGCTTCTCTCTATCATCAGCTTATTCTCCTGTGCTGCATCCACCAGGGGAGACAGCTGCATCTCCTGCATTTTTGGGCCAATCCCAATCAATAAAATCTTCATCTGAATCTTCAGAATATTCTCACCTCTACTCAGTAGTATCTCCAGACTTTTTTAGTGACTCTTGA